A region of Moorena producens PAL-8-15-08-1 DNA encodes the following proteins:
- a CDS encoding phosphodiester glycosidase family protein, whose product MKKIFITRLKRILLTTSISIVSVPVLFYGGLLVKRPLPTDKQQQLFQGIVYQRDARNSPRPLMVHTVTIDLTAPGIKLLVTPGNKVDKNEFAARTTSEFVREFNLQLAINGSFFYPFRQYPPNSYPKRGDSVIVQGQVISEGKSYAPPKATSSVLCISKFLRAQIYQNRCPIGTSEGLAGREILLKEGKPAVLGGRGGENLFSPRTAVAIDKSGKTLWLIIVDGRQQFYSEGVSLAELTKIIQELGADSALNLDGGGSTTLVVANKTKLRVLNSPIQTRIPTRQRAIANHLGIYALPVDNRE is encoded by the coding sequence ATGAAAAAAATATTTATAACTAGACTGAAGCGAATTCTGCTTACCACCAGCATCAGTATTGTGAGTGTCCCAGTTTTGTTCTATGGCGGATTGCTGGTCAAGCGTCCGCTTCCCACCGACAAGCAGCAACAACTTTTCCAAGGCATTGTATATCAAAGAGATGCTCGCAACTCACCCCGTCCGCTGATGGTACATACTGTTACCATAGACCTAACCGCACCAGGAATTAAACTGTTAGTAACACCAGGAAATAAAGTCGATAAAAATGAATTTGCTGCCCGGACTACTTCGGAATTTGTGCGGGAGTTTAACTTACAATTAGCTATTAATGGTAGTTTTTTTTATCCTTTTCGCCAGTATCCACCGAATTCCTATCCTAAACGTGGTGATTCGGTCATAGTACAAGGGCAAGTTATCTCTGAGGGGAAATCCTATGCTCCTCCAAAAGCAACTTCCTCAGTACTTTGTATTTCAAAGTTTCTCCGCGCTCAAATTTATCAAAACCGTTGTCCTATAGGTACATCTGAGGGACTAGCGGGTAGAGAAATTTTACTCAAAGAAGGAAAGCCAGCAGTATTGGGAGGTCGTGGAGGTGAGAACCTATTCTCTCCCCGCACTGCTGTCGCTATTGATAAATCAGGCAAAACCTTGTGGTTAATTATTGTTGATGGTCGCCAGCAATTTTACAGCGAGGGAGTTAGTTTGGCTGAGTTGACTAAGATTATTCAAGAATTAGGAGCCGATAGCGCCCTAAATTTGGATGGGGGTGGTTCCACCACTCTGGTAGTAGCAAATAAGACTAAGTTACGGGTATTAAATTCACCGATTCAGACTCGTATTCCTACGCGCCAACGGGCAATTGCTAACCATCTGGGCATCTATGCTTTGCCGGTAGATAACAGGGAATAG
- a CDS encoding phosphodiester glycosidase family protein, producing MKKLNITRVKRILLTTSISIVSIVSVPVLIYGALLLKRPLPTDKQQQLFPGIVYQRDTRKSPRPLMVHTVTIDLTAPGIKLLVTPGNTINKNEFAARTTSEFVREFNLQLAINGSFFYPFREYPPDSYPKPGDPVKVEGQVISEGKSYAPPKSKNYSVLCISKLLQAQIYQNRCPLGTSEGLAGREILLKEGKPAVLGDSTDEKLLYPRTAVAIDKSGKTLWLIIVDGRQRFYSEGVTLAELTTIIQELGVDSALNLDGGGSSTLVVANKTKLRVLNSPIQTRIPTRQRAIANHLGIYALPVEVLNRE from the coding sequence ATGAAAAAATTAAATATAACTAGAGTTAAGCGAATTCTGCTTACCACCAGCATCAGTATTGTCAGCATTGTGAGCGTGCCAGTTTTGATCTATGGCGCATTGCTGCTCAAGCGTCCACTTCCTACCGACAAGCAGCAACAACTTTTCCCAGGCATTGTGTATCAAAGAGATACTCGCAAATCTCCCCGTCCGTTGATGGTACATACTGTTACCATAGACCTAACCGCACCAGGAATTAAACTATTAGTAACACCAGGAAATACCATCAATAAAAACGAATTTGCTGCCCGGACTACTTCGGAATTTGTGCGGGAATTTAACTTACAATTAGCTATCAACGGTAGTTTCTTTTATCCTTTTCGGGAGTATCCACCGGACTCCTATCCTAAACCTGGTGATCCGGTCAAAGTAGAAGGCCAAGTTATCTCTGAGGGTAAATCCTATGCTCCACCAAAATCAAAAAATTATTCGGTACTTTGTATTTCAAAGCTTCTCCAAGCTCAAATCTATCAAAACCGTTGTCCTCTAGGCACATCTGAGGGATTGGCGGGTAGAGAAATTTTACTAAAGGAAGGGAAGCCAGCAGTATTGGGAGATAGTACAGATGAAAAACTATTGTATCCCCGCACTGCTGTTGCTATTGATAAATCAGGCAAGACCTTGTGGTTAATTATTGTTGATGGTCGCCAGCGGTTTTACAGCGAAGGGGTTACTTTGGCTGAATTGACTACTATTATTCAAGAATTAGGAGTCGATAGCGCCCTCAATTTGGATGGGGGTGGTTCAAGCACTCTGGTAGTAGCAAATAAGACTAAGCTACGGGTGTTAAATTCACCGATTCAGACCCGTATTCCTACGCGCCAACGGGCAATTGCTAACCATCTGGGCATCTATGCTTTGCCGGTAGAGGTGTTGAACAGGGAATAG
- a CDS encoding MBL fold metallo-hydrolase, with the protein MTTSTSSQFSVKFWGVRGSIPSPGQDTIQYGGNTSCVEMQVAGLRLIFDGGTGLRLLGKSLKQQLPIEAYWFFTHYHWDHIQGVPFFIPVFVEGNILHIYGAAPPGECMEKHFKERVLHLNAPVPTRRVEAELNFYDLELGHNTVTIDDITIETAPLNHPNGAIGYRVSWQGHSVCYCTDTEHFTDRLDQNVVYLARDADMLIYDAMYTDEEYHNPKSSKVGWGHSTWQEGVKLVKAAGVKKLAIFHHEPNHCDDFLDNLAVEVKEVFDGAFIVKEGMSVTVK; encoded by the coding sequence ATGACAACAAGCACTTCCTCCCAGTTTTCGGTTAAATTTTGGGGAGTCCGAGGCAGTATACCTAGCCCTGGACAGGACACAATTCAATATGGCGGCAATACGTCTTGTGTAGAGATGCAAGTGGCTGGGTTACGCCTGATTTTCGATGGTGGTACTGGCTTGCGGTTGCTGGGAAAAAGCCTTAAGCAGCAGTTACCCATTGAAGCTTATTGGTTTTTTACTCACTACCACTGGGATCATATTCAAGGCGTGCCATTTTTCATTCCAGTCTTTGTGGAAGGGAACATTTTACATATTTATGGCGCAGCTCCCCCTGGGGAGTGCATGGAGAAACACTTCAAGGAGCGGGTGTTACACTTGAATGCTCCAGTTCCTACTAGGAGAGTAGAGGCAGAATTGAACTTCTATGACTTAGAATTAGGTCACAATACTGTCACCATAGATGATATTACCATAGAAACTGCTCCTTTGAATCATCCTAATGGTGCTATTGGCTATCGCGTAAGCTGGCAAGGGCATTCCGTGTGCTACTGCACCGATACAGAACATTTTACCGACCGCCTTGATCAAAATGTGGTGTATCTAGCCCGTGATGCTGATATGTTAATCTACGATGCTATGTATACCGATGAAGAATACCACAACCCCAAATCTTCCAAAGTAGGTTGGGGCCATTCCACCTGGCAGGAAGGGGTCAAGCTGGTAAAAGCTGCTGGTGTTAAGAAACTGGCTATCTTCCACCACGAACCCAATCACTGTGATGATTTTCTCGATAACCTAGCGGTGGAAGTCAAAGAAGTGTTTGATGGCGCGTTTATAGTCAAAGAAGGGATGAGTGTTACGGTCAAGTAA
- the aroC gene encoding chorismate synthase, with protein MGNTFGHLFRITTFGESHGGGVGVVIDGCPPRVEISAAEIQVELDRRRPGQSKITTPRKETDTCEMVSGLFEGKTLGTPIMIMVRNKDTRPQDYSEMQKTYRPSHADATYDAKYGIRNWQGGGRSSARETIGRVAAGAIAKKILQQAAGVEIIGYVKRIKTLEAIVDSNTVTQDQVESNIVRCPDGECAERMIELIEETGRSGDSIGGVVECVARHIPKGLGEPVFDKLEADLAKGVMSLPASKGFEIGSGFGGTVLTGSEHNDEFYTDETGTVRTVTNRSGGVQGGISNGETIIIRVAFKPTATIRKEQRTVTSTGEETILAAKGRHDPCVLPRAVPMVEAMVALVLCDHLLRHQGQCGTLKH; from the coding sequence ATGGGCAATACCTTTGGACATCTGTTTCGAATCACTACATTTGGAGAATCCCACGGGGGTGGGGTTGGGGTAGTCATTGATGGCTGTCCACCGCGAGTGGAAATTTCTGCGGCAGAAATTCAGGTAGAACTAGACCGCAGGCGTCCAGGTCAGAGTAAGATTACTACTCCTCGGAAAGAAACTGATACCTGTGAAATGGTTTCGGGACTATTTGAGGGCAAAACCCTGGGCACACCAATTATGATTATGGTGCGCAATAAAGACACTAGGCCCCAAGACTATAGCGAGATGCAAAAGACCTATCGGCCTTCCCATGCTGATGCTACCTATGATGCTAAGTATGGCATTCGGAACTGGCAGGGGGGAGGACGTTCTTCAGCCCGGGAAACTATCGGGCGAGTGGCAGCGGGTGCGATCGCAAAAAAAATTCTCCAGCAAGCTGCTGGTGTAGAAATCATTGGCTACGTCAAGCGTATCAAAACCTTAGAAGCTATCGTAGACTCCAACACCGTCACTCAAGACCAGGTAGAAAGTAATATTGTTCGTTGCCCTGATGGGGAATGTGCTGAACGGATGATTGAACTTATTGAAGAAACTGGACGTAGCGGTGATTCCATTGGGGGTGTAGTAGAATGTGTGGCTCGCCATATACCCAAAGGTTTGGGAGAGCCAGTGTTTGATAAGCTAGAAGCCGATTTAGCCAAAGGGGTGATGTCCCTACCAGCTAGTAAAGGCTTCGAGATTGGCTCTGGCTTTGGGGGCACTGTACTTACCGGCAGTGAGCATAATGATGAATTTTACACAGACGAAACCGGTACAGTGCGTACGGTTACCAATCGCTCCGGTGGCGTTCAAGGTGGCATTAGTAATGGCGAGACTATTATTATTAGAGTAGCGTTTAAACCCACTGCTACCATCCGCAAAGAACAACGTACTGTCACCAGTACTGGTGAAGAAACCATTCTAGCTGCTAAAGGACGTCACGACCCTTGTGTTTTACCTAGGGCCGTACCTATGGTAGAAGCAATGGTTGCTTTGGTATTGTGCGATCACCTGTTGCGTCATCAGGGTCAGTGCGGTACTTTGAAGCATTAA
- a CDS encoding filamentous hemagglutinin N-terminal domain-containing protein: protein MLRAFGAFLELRIICLTGCLAWGFSAPVLADITPDESLGNEASRVTPNVQVKGSLADLIEGGATRGENLFHSFAEFNVGELQRVYCANPSGIENIFTRVTGSNLSNIQGTLGVDGAANLFLLNPNGIVFGPNASLDVAGSFFASTANSLVFGDGQEFSATSPEAPPLLTINITPGLQYGKYDPRTRITNAGNLAVGKDLTLAAGNLDLQGQLNAGRNLTLFGHDTVTIRDSVAQPFIAYSGGLLLIQGNQSIDIAAHNHVLSGLFAGSDLQLRSHNPVAGDAHYTAGGNISIEQLDGLPGNLFSPHDPIILANGDVSLGNYTGASLHILAGGSVTVGDIEINSTDTADNAISPDNSNPFLASLANVTLSDEARTSFVIDGSSQPTLDIRAGIDWTLLGGLPGNTDTGNLGSKVGTAATSANIKVGEIKINAPNGLVLLTNQYQANPSLVSETLKISSILTGDGTVVTNKREVDHSNQTFSGNGGSVLIDYRGGIDIRESIDASSASGKPGDITLVTNDQLSLDGSFIISNTFGTEKGGDITIYTGSLFATDGAQLETSTFGEADAGKVTIVADDTVTFEGKTVSIVDNNKDSIVTRVNPNAIGNAGDILIDAESVTIKNGAIVVADTLGEGNAGNITIKARDTVTIDGIASNQNIASGLRSGVGPDRELTISP from the coding sequence ATGCTTAGGGCATTTGGTGCATTTTTAGAATTAAGGATAATTTGCCTAACCGGATGTTTGGCTTGGGGTTTTTCTGCTCCAGTTTTAGCTGACATTACTCCCGATGAGAGCTTGGGAAATGAAGCGTCAAGGGTAACTCCTAATGTACAGGTCAAGGGGTCGCTGGCAGATTTAATTGAAGGTGGAGCAACTCGTGGGGAGAATTTGTTCCATAGTTTTGCTGAATTTAATGTAGGAGAACTGCAACGAGTTTATTGTGCTAATCCGTCTGGGATTGAGAATATTTTCACACGAGTAACCGGCAGTAATCTATCCAATATTCAAGGCACTTTAGGAGTAGATGGTGCAGCAAATCTGTTTTTGCTAAATCCCAATGGTATTGTGTTTGGACCAAATGCCAGCTTAGATGTAGCTGGTTCCTTTTTCGCGTCTACTGCCAATAGTTTGGTATTTGGTGATGGGCAGGAGTTTAGTGCCACATCACCAGAAGCACCGCCACTGTTAACGATTAATATCACCCCAGGATTGCAGTATGGCAAATATGACCCCAGGACAAGAATTACCAATGCTGGGAATTTAGCTGTTGGCAAAGACTTGACTCTAGCCGCTGGCAACTTGGATTTACAGGGTCAACTGAATGCTGGTAGGAATTTAACTCTGTTCGGACACGATACAGTCACGATTAGAGATAGTGTAGCGCAACCCTTTATCGCGTACTCTGGTGGCTTGCTGCTAATTCAGGGCAATCAGTCAATTGATATTGCTGCCCATAACCATGTCCTAAGTGGTTTATTTGCTGGTAGTGATTTACAGTTGCGTTCGCATAATCCTGTAGCAGGAGATGCTCACTATACCGCTGGCGGAAATATCAGCATCGAACAGTTGGATGGGTTACCCGGAAATTTATTTAGTCCCCATGATCCGATTATTCTGGCCAATGGGGATGTCAGTTTAGGAAACTATACCGGAGCATCACTACATATTTTAGCTGGAGGTAGTGTTACCGTTGGAGACATCGAGATTAACTCTACCGATACAGCGGATAATGCCATTAGTCCTGATAACTCCAATCCGTTCTTGGCTAGTCTGGCTAATGTGACCTTGTCGGACGAAGCGAGAACGTCTTTCGTGATTGATGGTAGTAGTCAACCTACTTTAGATATTCGTGCTGGCATAGATTGGACATTACTGGGAGGTTTGCCAGGAAATACCGATACAGGAAACTTAGGGTCTAAGGTTGGGACTGCTGCTACTAGTGCAAATATCAAAGTTGGTGAGATTAAGATTAATGCTCCCAATGGACTGGTATTGTTAACGAATCAGTATCAAGCTAACCCATCGTTAGTTAGTGAAACCCTTAAAATTAGTTCAATTCTGACTGGAGACGGTACGGTAGTCACCAATAAGCGTGAGGTAGATCACAGTAACCAGACGTTTTCAGGGAATGGTGGCTCGGTCTTGATTGATTATCGCGGCGGGATTGACATCAGGGAAAGCATTGATGCCTCTTCCGCTTCTGGTAAACCAGGGGATATTACGTTGGTTACAAACGATCAACTATCCCTTGACGGAAGTTTCATTATTAGCAACACCTTTGGTACCGAAAAAGGTGGGGATATCACTATCTATACTGGTTCACTTTTTGCCACTGACGGTGCTCAGCTCGAAACCAGTACCTTTGGTGAAGCAGATGCCGGTAAAGTGACTATTGTTGCTGATGACACAGTCACCTTTGAAGGGAAAACTGTATCAATCGTTGACAATAACAAAGACTCGATTGTGACCAGAGTGAATCCTAACGCAATCGGCAACGCAGGAGATATATTGATTGATGCCGAATCAGTGACTATCAAAAATGGTGCTATAGTTGTAGCTGACACCCTGGGGGAAGGAAATGCGGGCAATATAACTATAAAAGCTCGCGATACAGTTACGATTGATGGGATAGCAAGTAATCAGAACATAGCCAGCGGTTTGCGCTCTGGGGTCGGTCCGGATAGAGAGTTGACAATTAGTCCTTGA
- a CDS encoding IS607 family transposase yields MHYRPHEFAKIAGVTVRTLQRWDISGKLVADRSLGNHRIYTQKHINQLKGLSRDHAKRLVVVYCRVSSPALKPELENQVKAMDTFCCASGIQIDEVIKEVGGGLNFKRKKFLNLIFRMLSGQISTIVVAHKDRLCRFAFELIVELANYCDCNIVVTNNESLSPQQEMVEDLMAIIHCFSCRLYGLRRSVQPIQENIDKNIDNPENCAKVEMEVQV; encoded by the coding sequence ATGCATTATCGTCCTCATGAATTCGCCAAAATCGCCGGTGTCACCGTTAGAACTCTCCAGCGTTGGGATATTTCGGGAAAATTGGTAGCCGATCGCAGCCTTGGCAATCATCGTATTTACACCCAGAAGCATATCAATCAACTTAAAGGTCTATCCCGTGATCATGCCAAGCGGCTGGTAGTTGTTTATTGTCGCGTATCATCCCCCGCTCTCAAACCCGAACTTGAAAACCAGGTCAAAGCTATGGATACCTTCTGCTGTGCTTCTGGAATTCAAATTGATGAAGTGATTAAAGAAGTCGGTGGTGGTCTTAATTTCAAACGTAAGAAGTTTCTAAACCTGATATTCCGTATGCTATCCGGACAGATTTCTACAATCGTCGTAGCTCACAAAGACCGTCTATGTAGGTTTGCCTTCGAGCTGATCGTTGAGTTAGCTAACTATTGTGATTGTAATATCGTTGTGACTAACAATGAGTCACTTAGTCCCCAACAAGAAATGGTGGAAGACCTGATGGCAATTATTCACTGTTTCTCTTGTCGGCTCTACGGTCTACGTCGATCTGTCCAACCAATTCAAGAAAATATTGACAAAAACATCGACAATCCGGAAAATTGCGCTAAAGTAGAAATGGAAGTACAAGTTTAA
- a CDS encoding RNA-guided endonuclease InsQ/TnpB family protein, producing the protein MYALKRELKVNHKQSGFLAGCAGFSRFVYNYGLSIMMSSWDFDGVKASDAKRLTAIKKIFTNVTKKNPDFAWCNQYSSRIYQNSLRDLKKAFSRWRDPKLCSGIPKFKKKRHQCSFTVDDGHGKRLVKAGKLLRIPTLGTFRIKEAIPFNCGSQTFTISREAGKWFVSFKIEACPLPSMKHTHKKVGVDLGVKCFATLSDHTKIETPSSIKKAKIKLSKLQWRNRKKVLGNGPRKQKPSKNAHKYYQKLRQQHQHIVNSREDFLQKETTRLAQTYQEIKIEDLNVSGMLANHKLAEAISLLGFYRFRELLTYKQEFHGFKLTLVDRWFPSSKTCHKCGHKQDMPLQKRIYVCGGCGLIVDRDINAAINIEGWEPGFT; encoded by the coding sequence ATGTATGCACTCAAACGAGAACTTAAAGTCAATCACAAACAATCTGGCTTCTTAGCTGGTTGCGCTGGCTTCTCTCGGTTCGTATATAACTACGGTCTCAGTATCATGATGTCTTCTTGGGATTTTGACGGTGTTAAAGCTTCGGATGCTAAGCGATTGACTGCTATCAAAAAGATTTTTACCAACGTCACCAAAAAGAATCCTGATTTTGCCTGGTGTAATCAATACTCTTCTCGCATCTATCAAAACTCTTTGAGAGATTTGAAAAAAGCTTTCAGTCGTTGGCGCGATCCGAAGCTTTGTTCAGGGATACCTAAATTTAAAAAGAAACGTCATCAATGTAGTTTTACCGTTGATGATGGACATGGTAAGCGCTTAGTAAAAGCTGGAAAATTGCTCAGGATTCCTACATTAGGAACCTTCCGAATTAAAGAAGCTATTCCGTTTAATTGTGGGTCTCAAACTTTCACAATTTCTCGTGAAGCTGGGAAGTGGTTTGTGTCGTTTAAAATCGAGGCTTGCCCCTTACCATCAATGAAACACACCCATAAAAAAGTTGGTGTTGATTTAGGTGTGAAGTGCTTTGCTACCTTATCTGACCACACCAAGATTGAGACTCCTAGTTCGATTAAGAAAGCGAAAATCAAGCTATCGAAACTACAATGGAGAAATCGGAAAAAGGTGCTAGGCAATGGTCCCAGAAAACAAAAACCTAGTAAGAACGCCCACAAATACTACCAGAAACTTCGTCAGCAACATCAGCATATTGTCAACAGTCGAGAAGACTTTTTACAAAAAGAGACAACTCGATTAGCTCAGACATATCAAGAAATCAAAATCGAAGACTTGAATGTATCAGGGATGCTTGCGAACCACAAATTAGCCGAGGCGATTTCTTTGTTAGGTTTCTATCGATTTAGAGAATTACTAACCTACAAACAAGAATTTCATGGCTTTAAGTTGACGTTGGTCGATCGATGGTTCCCTTCATCTAAAACCTGCCACAAGTGCGGTCATAAGCAAGATATGCCCCTTCAAAAGCGAATTTATGTTTGTGGTGGTTGTGGACTTATTGTTGACCGGGATATCAACGCAGCAATCAATATAGAGGGCTGGGAACCAGGTTTTACATAA
- a CDS encoding LamG-like jellyroll fold domain-containing protein has product MKQSSKQPQQAKGEGGEITIEAKSVFVTNGGQVSTEINDSGNAGNISIIAEDDVIFDGAGKNEKNKTFSSIIFTRVRPQAVGNGGKVLIKAGSVSFTNGAEIISNTRGQGNGGDVEIIARDRVLFDGVNELIEVESGIFSDVQRDGQGNGGTITITVTEGSLAITKGAKLISSTQGQGNGGDVIIKVRDQVSIDGVGMNGTLSGIFSNVPTERIDSKSDQKGGSIDIEANSISVTDRARLDTSTSGNDRGGKIRLTTNTLTVQDRGEISTATLSQGNGGEIFVKAQESVLLLNDGVISSSVQEAATGNGGKINIITSSLSLINGGRVEARTLGLMPAVLASESYQDIVQRDQPVAYWRLDETTSIEKAVDSSGNGFNGTYNNGVTQGVPGVSGTAGKFDGNDDANVDVGIIVPGSELDISNKSFTVEAWVKPNEIKQQSYLGIHNEEEGTNNNGNSLYFRVTEKGFVRFGNFEEDLETRSNIINQADTWYHIVASYDQDSNTNTIFVNGREIRSNNQGAFTGQKPRVLIGNWAEADQNSKQPFLNQPFNGVIDEVAVYDQALSPERITSHFLLGQRNLGLSPESFPDSGANAGEITVNANSITISGVSPTNNTISSGLLSDSSGDFSGVAGDITINVTDSLKVEDGGIITVRSKKGVAGNLDITAKSLLLNGGKLLAETQLNRGEEGANITLNVSDWIVMLNESLISAEAFDQAKGGNITIKTDVLIAFPPTGPNGSDIIAKAEDGQGGEITINAEDVRLIEERRAIRGNGTNDIDASSDSGTQGIVTINTGNIDPSRGLDQLPINLTDPSSLIVASCPRSGKISVDELGEFIVTGRGGIPASPFDPIIGKTIIADWVTLDDQTLTEIDHNLDKNQTLAPSTEKNSKPKRIVEAQGWMTGPDGTIILTSFPTDTTSPPKPWYHYLSCRDFN; this is encoded by the coding sequence ATGAAGCAGTCTAGCAAACAACCACAACAAGCTAAAGGTGAGGGTGGTGAGATTACCATAGAGGCAAAGTCAGTTTTTGTGACCAATGGCGGTCAAGTAAGTACTGAAATCAATGACAGTGGAAATGCTGGCAACATATCAATTATTGCTGAGGATGACGTGATCTTTGATGGCGCTGGTAAGAATGAAAAAAACAAGACATTTTCAAGTATTATCTTCACTCGCGTTAGACCTCAAGCAGTAGGCAACGGTGGCAAGGTATTGATTAAAGCTGGGTCAGTTTCGTTTACCAACGGTGCTGAGATAATTTCCAACACCCGTGGCCAAGGAAACGGGGGTGATGTGGAAATAATAGCTCGCGATCGCGTTTTATTTGATGGAGTCAACGAGCTGATTGAAGTAGAGAGTGGCATATTTAGTGATGTTCAACGGGATGGCCAGGGGAATGGTGGCACGATCACGATCACAGTTACAGAAGGTTCATTGGCGATTACTAAAGGTGCCAAGTTAATATCTAGTACTCAAGGCCAGGGGAATGGTGGCGATGTGATCATTAAGGTTCGTGATCAGGTTTCAATAGACGGAGTGGGCATGAATGGCACACTTAGTGGTATTTTCAGTAATGTGCCAACTGAGAGAATAGACAGCAAAAGTGATCAAAAAGGTGGTTCAATTGACATTGAAGCTAACTCCATTTCTGTGACTGATAGGGCGAGGCTAGATACTAGCACGAGCGGGAATGACAGAGGTGGAAAGATTAGATTAACCACCAATACACTAACTGTTCAAGACAGAGGTGAAATTTCCACTGCTACCTTATCACAAGGGAATGGTGGAGAAATTTTTGTGAAGGCACAAGAATCCGTTCTGCTCTTGAATGATGGAGTCATTTCCAGCAGTGTACAAGAGGCAGCTACTGGTAATGGTGGAAAGATTAATATCATCACTTCCTCCCTATCCCTGATCAATGGTGGGCGGGTGGAAGCACGAACCCTTGGTTTAATGCCAGCAGTTCTAGCTTCTGAGTCCTATCAGGATATTGTGCAACGAGATCAGCCAGTAGCCTACTGGCGTTTAGACGAAACCACTTCGATAGAGAAGGCTGTTGACAGTTCTGGTAATGGCTTCAACGGTACCTACAACAATGGCGTAACTCAGGGAGTTCCAGGAGTATCAGGCACAGCAGGAAAATTTGATGGCAACGATGATGCTAACGTGGATGTTGGTATTATTGTACCAGGTTCGGAATTAGATATCAGCAATAAATCCTTCACTGTAGAAGCCTGGGTCAAGCCAAACGAAATTAAACAGCAATCCTATTTAGGGATACATAACGAAGAGGAAGGGACTAATAATAACGGTAACAGTCTATATTTCAGAGTGACCGAGAAGGGCTTTGTCCGTTTTGGTAACTTTGAGGAGGACTTGGAAACACGAAGCAACATCATTAATCAAGCAGATACTTGGTATCACATTGTGGCTAGTTACGACCAAGACTCCAACACCAACACTATTTTTGTCAATGGTAGGGAAATCAGGAGTAACAACCAAGGTGCTTTTACCGGTCAAAAACCCCGTGTCTTGATCGGAAATTGGGCGGAGGCTGACCAAAACTCAAAGCAACCCTTCTTAAACCAACCCTTCAATGGTGTCATTGATGAAGTCGCGGTCTATGACCAAGCCTTATCCCCTGAAAGGATTACTAGTCACTTCTTATTGGGGCAACGCAATCTTGGTTTATCTCCGGAATCCTTCCCTGATAGTGGCGCAAATGCTGGCGAGATTACAGTCAATGCTAATTCGATTACTATCTCTGGAGTTAGTCCCACTAATAATACTATTTCCAGTGGTTTACTGTCTGACAGCTCGGGCGATTTCAGTGGTGTAGCTGGTGATATTACTATCAATGTAACTGATTCCCTGAAGGTTGAGGATGGAGGAATAATAACAGTCAGAAGTAAGAAAGGGGTAGCAGGTAATCTGGACATTACAGCTAAATCCCTATTGCTTAACGGCGGAAAACTTTTAGCTGAAACTCAACTGAATAGAGGCGAAGAGGGAGCGAATATCACACTAAACGTATCAGACTGGATAGTGATGCTTAACGAAAGCCTAATCTCCGCAGAGGCTTTCGATCAAGCTAAGGGTGGCAACATTACTATTAAAACCGACGTCTTGATTGCCTTTCCCCCAACTGGTCCTAATGGTAGCGATATCATAGCCAAAGCTGAAGATGGTCAAGGCGGTGAGATCACCATTAATGCCGAAGATGTTCGTCTGATTGAGGAGCGCAGAGCCATCCGAGGCAATGGCACTAATGATATTGATGCTAGTTCTGACTCTGGTACACAAGGAATAGTGACCATCAATACGGGCAATATTGACCCATCTCGGGGATTAGATCAACTACCAATTAATTTAACAGACCCATCATCACTGATTGTTGCTAGCTGTCCGAGAAGTGGAAAAATCTCAGTCGATGAACTTGGTGAATTTATTGTTACTGGACGCGGTGGCATTCCGGCTAGTCCCTTCGACCCGATTATTGGTAAAACCATCATTGCTGATTGGGTGACTCTAGATGATCAAACCCTTACGGAAATTGATCACAATCTTGATAAGAATCAGACCTTAGCTCCCTCCACCGAAAAGAATTCTAAGCCAAAACGGATTGTGGAAGCTCAAGGCTGGATGACGGGTCCCGATGGTACGATCATTCTCACCTCTTTCCCTACCGATACCACTAGCCCACCCAAACCTTGGTATCACTATTTATCTTGCCGGGATTTCAATTAA